The following proteins are co-located in the Streptomyces sp. NBC_01198 genome:
- a CDS encoding ArsA family ATPase, translating into MSLESPVLAIDPLLDDQRTRIVVCCGSGGVGKTTTAAALGVRAAERGRTAVVLTIDPARRLAQSMGLTELDNTPREVAGIDRSAGGSLHAMMLDMKRTFDEVVVQHSDPERARAILENPFYKSLSAGFAGTQEYMAMEKLGQLRAQDAWDLIIVDTPPSRSALDFLDAPKRLGSFLDGRFIKLLMAPAKVGGRAGVKFLNIGMSMMTGTLSKVMGAGLLRDIQTFVAAMDTMFGGFRTRADATYRLLQAPGTAFLVVAAPERDALREAAYFVERLADEDMPLAGLVLNRVHGSGAAQLTAERALAAAEALEDYAADSAEEGGAEGSDGAGGAEEARSGAAAENLAGGGIVDHGAGHADSRQSSRGGTGSTAGTTGTAGTDRADGADDADSTGGTERLAAGLLRLHAERMQVVARERRTRDRFVSVHPEVPMVDVTALPGDVHDLEGLRAIGQELAEGQPAAA; encoded by the coding sequence ATGAGCCTGGAGAGCCCCGTACTGGCGATCGACCCGCTGCTCGACGACCAGAGGACCCGGATCGTCGTCTGCTGCGGCTCCGGCGGCGTCGGCAAGACCACGACGGCCGCGGCTCTGGGCGTACGGGCGGCGGAGCGCGGGCGTACGGCGGTGGTGCTGACCATCGACCCGGCCCGCAGGCTGGCCCAGTCCATGGGGCTGACGGAGTTGGACAACACCCCGCGCGAGGTGGCTGGAATCGATCGGTCCGCCGGCGGCTCGCTGCACGCGATGATGCTGGACATGAAACGGACGTTCGACGAGGTCGTGGTCCAGCACTCCGACCCCGAACGGGCCAGGGCGATCCTGGAAAACCCTTTCTACAAGTCGCTGTCCGCCGGTTTCGCCGGCACGCAGGAGTACATGGCGATGGAGAAGCTGGGCCAGCTGCGTGCCCAGGACGCCTGGGACCTGATCATCGTGGACACCCCGCCGAGCCGCAGCGCGCTGGACTTCCTCGACGCCCCCAAGCGCCTCGGCTCGTTCCTCGACGGCCGCTTCATCAAGCTGCTGATGGCCCCGGCGAAGGTCGGCGGCCGGGCCGGGGTGAAGTTCCTCAACATCGGGATGTCGATGATGACCGGCACCCTGAGCAAGGTGATGGGCGCGGGCCTGCTGCGTGACATCCAGACCTTCGTCGCGGCGATGGACACGATGTTCGGCGGTTTCCGCACCCGCGCGGACGCCACGTATCGGCTGCTGCAGGCGCCGGGCACCGCGTTCCTGGTGGTCGCGGCGCCGGAGCGGGACGCGCTGCGGGAGGCGGCGTACTTCGTGGAGCGGCTGGCCGACGAGGACATGCCGCTGGCCGGGCTGGTGCTGAACCGGGTGCATGGCAGCGGGGCGGCCCAGCTGACCGCGGAGCGCGCGCTGGCGGCGGCGGAGGCGCTGGAGGACTACGCGGCCGACAGCGCCGAGGAGGGCGGCGCGGAGGGCTCGGACGGCGCCGGCGGCGCGGAAGAGGCCAGGTCCGGGGCCGCCGCGGAAAATCTTGCCGGCGGCGGCATTGTCGATCACGGTGCCGGGCATGCTGACTCCCGGCAGAGCAGCCGCGGGGGCACCGGCAGCACCGCCGGTACCACAGGCACTGCCGGCACCGACCGGGCGGATGGCGCCGACGACGCCGACAGCACCGGCGGTACGGAGCGGCTCGCCGCCGGACTGCTGCGCCTCCATGCGGAACGCATGCAGGTGGTCGCGCGTGAACGACGCACCCGCGACCGCTTCGTGTCGGTCCATCCGGAGGTGCCCATGGTGGATGTCACCGCCCTGCCGGGCGACGTGCACGACCTGGAGGGCTTGCGGGCGATCGGACAGGAACTCGCGGAGGGTCAGCCCGCCGCGGCGTAG